One Longimicrobiales bacterium DNA window includes the following coding sequences:
- a CDS encoding c-type cytochrome, with protein sequence MRTAWRPVWWRTVLRKHAAATLHGRSRWIAHLALLATLAASGCREQEAAFARIPGADVERGRAIIATAGCGACHVVPGVRGARGLVGPPLTSFGARAYIAGRVPNEPDALVSWLMDPQSIDSLTAMPAVGLDRAEARDVAAYLFSLGTTRRGPPALLPRSWLDAL encoded by the coding sequence ATGAGAACTGCATGGCGCCCCGTATGGTGGCGCACTGTTCTGCGTAAGCATGCGGCCGCGACACTGCATGGCCGGTCGCGCTGGATCGCGCACCTTGCGCTGCTCGCGACGCTTGCCGCTTCAGGGTGCCGGGAGCAGGAAGCCGCCTTCGCTCGCATCCCTGGCGCGGATGTGGAGCGCGGGCGCGCGATCATCGCGACCGCGGGGTGCGGCGCGTGTCACGTCGTACCGGGTGTTCGGGGTGCGCGCGGGCTGGTCGGCCCGCCGCTCACGAGCTTCGGCGCACGCGCCTACATCGCGGGTCGTGTGCCGAACGAGCCGGACGCACTGGTGAGCTGGCTGATGGACCCGCAGTCGATCGACTCACTCACGGCGATGCCGGCGGTCGGGCTCGACCGGGCAGAGGCGCGTGATGTCGCGGCCTACCTCTTCAGTCTGGGTACGACGCGCAGGGGCCCGCCCGCGCTGCTGCCGCGGTCCTGGCTCGACGCGCTCTGA